The stretch of DNA CCGGACGTCGTGCTGATCGGCACCGGCTCCGAAGTGGAGTTGGCCGTCGCCGCCCGCGAGACCCTCGCCGGTGAGGGCGTCGCCGCGCGCGTCGTGTCGATGCCGTGCCTCGAGTGGTTCGACGAGCAGGACGCCGACTACCGCGAGTCGGTTCTGCCGACCGGGGTCCCGCGCGTGTCCGTCGAAGCGGGCATCGCCATGCCGTGGCACGCCGTCGTCGCCGGCGGCGCGATCGTCTCGCTGGAGCACTACGGCGCCTCGGCCCCGTACGGCACGCTCTACGAGGAGTTCGGCATCACCGCCGACGCCGTGGCCGCCGCCGCGCGCGGACTCCTCGGACGCTGACCCAACCTCCCCACGACGTCTGGAGCACATCCCAATGACTCAGAACCCCAATCTCGTAGCGCTCTCCGAAGCCGGCGTGTCCGTCTGGCTCGACGACCTCTCACGCACCCTCATCGCATCGGGCGGTCTGCAGGAGCAGATCGACACCCGCAGCGTCGTCGGTGTCACCACCAATCCGGCGATCTTCCAGAACGCGATCTCCTCGGGCGGCGGCGCGTACGCCGACCAGATCGCCGACCTGGCCCGTTCCGGCGCCGACGTCGATCGGGCGATCACGGCGTTGACCACCGATGACGTCCGGTCCGCGTGCGATGTCCTGGCCCCGGTCTTCGAGGCCTCCGGCGGCGCCGACGGTCGCGTCTCCATCGAGGTGGACCCGCGTCTGGCGAACAAGACCGCCGAGACCGTCGAGCAGGCTGTCGAGCTGTGGAACCTCGTCGATCGGAAGAACCTGCTCATCAAGATCCCGGCCACCCCGGCCGGCGTCCCGGCGATCGCCGACGTCATCGCACAGGGCATCAGCGTCAACGTGACCCTGATCTTCTCGGTGGACCGCTACCGCGAGGTGATGGACGCCTACCTCGACGGTCTCGATCGTGCGCTGCGCAACGGCCACGACGCCGGTGCGATCGCGTCGGTCGCGTCGTTCTTCGTCTCGCGCGTGGACTCCGAGATCGACAAGCGTCTCGATGCGATCGGCACCCCGGAGGCGCTCGAGCTGCGCGGAAAGGCCGGTCTGGCCAACGCACGCCTGGCCTACGCCGCCTACCAGGAGGTCTTCGAGACCGAGACCCGGTTCCCGGATCTGCAGGCGCAGGGTGCGGTTCCGCAGCGACCGCTGTGGGCGTCGACCGGCGTCAAGAACCCGGAGTACCCCGACACGCTGTACGTCAGCGAGCTCGTCGCGCCGAACACCGTCAACACGGTGCCCGGCAAGACCCTGGAAGCGTACGCCGACCACGGCTGGGTGAACGCCGAGTCGATCATCGGTCAGGGCCCCGCCTCCCGCGAGGTCTTCGACGCGTTGACCGCTGTCGGCGTCGACCTCGGCGACGTGTTCGAGGTGCTCGAACGCGAGGGCGTCGAGAAGTTCGACCAGGCGTGGGCCGAACTGCTCACCGCCACGTCGGCACAGTTGGACGCCAACCGCTGACCCAGGTCACCTCCGCGGAGAATCGACAGGACTGAACAGTGCCACAATCGGCCGAGCCGGAATGGACCAATCCACTTCGTGATCCGCACGACCGGCGGCTCCCGCGCATCGCGGGGCCGTCGGCGTTGGTGATCTTCGGTGTGACGGGAGACCTCGCCCATCGCAAACTGATGCCGGCGATCTACGATCTGGCGAACCGGGGGCTGTTGCCGCCGAGCTTCGCGCTGGTAGGGTTCGCGCGCCGGGACTGGGATCACGACCAGTTCGCCGACGTCGTCCGCGAGGCCGTCGAGGCGGGCAGCCGCACCGGGTTCCGACCGGAGGTGTGGGATCGGCTCGCCGAGGGCATCCGCTTCGTACAGGGGACGTTCGAGGACGACGACGCGTTCGAGCGTCTGCGCGCGACCCTCGCCGACCTCGACTCCGAGCGCGGCACGGACGGCAATCACGCGTACTACCTGTCGATTCCGCCGAACGCCTTCCCCGTCGTGCTGTCCCAGCTGCGACGCACCGGTATGGCCGATCAGACCGGCGACTCGTGGCGGCGGGTCGTCATCGAGAAGCCGTTCGGCCACGACGAGTCGTCGGCCGTCGAACTGAACGAACTGGTCAACAGTGTCTTCGCCGAGGAGTCGGTGTTCCGCATCGATCACTACCTCGGCAAGGAGACGGTGCAGAACATTCTGGCGCTGCGCTTCGCCAACCAGCTCTTCGATCCGCTGTGGAGTTCGCACTACGTCGACCACGTGCAGATCACCATGGCCGAGGACATCGGTCTGGGCGGCCGCGCCGGCTACTACGACGGCATCGGGGCCGCCCGCGACGTGATCCAGAATCATCTGCTGCAGCTCCTCGCGCTCGTCGCGATGGAGGAGCCGGTGTCGTTCTCCCCGCACCATCTGCAGACCGAGAAGATCAAGGTGCTGCAGTCCACCCGCAACATCCTGCCGATCGCCGAGAACTCCGCCCGCGGCCAGTACGGGGCGGGTTGGCAGGGCTCCGAACCCGTCGTCGGACTCAAGGACGAGGACGGCTTCGCGGCCGATTCGACGACCGAGACGTTCGCCGCGATCGCCCTGGAGGTCGACACCCGCCGCTGGGCCGGAGTGCCGTTCTACCTGCGGACCGGCAAACGTCTGGGCCGACGCGTCACCGAGATCGCGTTGGTCTTCAAGCGAGCACCTCACCTGCCGTTCGACGACACGATGACCGCCGAACTCGGCCACAACGCGCTGGTGATCCGGGTGCAGCCCGACGAGGGCGTCACACTCCGCTTCGGGTCCAAGGTGCCCGGGTCGTCGATGGAGGTCCGCGACGTCAACATGGACTTCAGCTACGGCGGGGCGTTCACGGTGTCCTCGCCCGAGGCCTACGAGCGGCTCCTGCTGGACGTGCTGCTCGGCGAGCCGTCGTTGTTCCCGGTGAACGAGGAGGTCGAGCTCAGCTGGCAGATCCTCGATCCGGTCCTCGACGAGTGGGCGGCGGACGGTTCGCCGGACGAGTACGAGTCCGGCACTTGGGGCCCGCACTCGGCAGACGAGATGATGAGCCGCACCGGTCGCGTCTGGCGGCGACCGTGAGCGCGGCGCAGAACAGGAGCCGTCGATGATCGTCGACCTGCCCGACACCGACACCACCGAGATCAGCAAGAAGCTGGTCCGCATGCGCAGCAGCGGCGGGGTCACCACGCTCAGCCGCGTCCTGACTCTGATCATCGACGTCGACGCCGGTGAAGCCACCGAGGACGCCGTCGAGGCGTCGAACGCGGCCAGCCGCGAGCATCCGTGCCGTGTGATCGTCGTATCGCGCGGCAGTCGCGACGGGCAGGCCCGTCTCGACGCCCAGATCAGGGTCGGCGGCGACGCGGGCGCATCCGAGGTGGTGCTGCTGACCCTGTCGGGGCCGATCGCCGAGCATCCGCACGCCGTGGTGACCCCGTTCCTGCTCCCGGACACCCCGGTCGTCACCTGGTGGCCGGGACGGGCGCCGGAGACGCCGTCCGAGGACCGGCTGGGCCGTCTCGCGTCGCGGCGGATCACCGATGCGCGCAAGGCCTCCGATCCGCGCGGGTTCCTGGAGGCCCGCCGCACGGGCTACTCGCCCGGCGACACCGATCTGTCCTGGTCGGCCCTGACCCCGACGCGTGCTCTGCTCGTGTCGGCGCTCGACCGGCCGCCGCATCCGGCGGTGACCGGGGCCGAAGTGACCGGCCCACTCGACCGAACGGGTCTGGACATGATGGCGGGCTGGCTCGCAACAGCGTTGGGCGTGCCGGTCACCAGACGTTCCGGCGCGATCGGCGTCCGCATGCTGCGTGGTGACTCCGTGTTGTCGATGACGGTCGACGAGGCGGGCGACAGCGGCACCGTGTCGAGTACCGGACATCCGGACGGCCACGTGGCCTATGCGCGCCGCACCACCGCCGAATGTCTGGCCGAAGAACTCCGCAGCCTGGATGCGGACGAAGTGTACGAGGCGGCGCTGGCCGGTCTGCCCGCCGTCGACTATGAGGAGATGCCATGACGCCCGAGACCCTCGTCTTCGACTCGTCGGCCGATCTGATCGAGACCGCCCGCGCGCGTCTCGTCGACGCCGTGGTGCGTGCGCAGGAGGCGCGCGGTGTCGCGTCGGTCGCCCTGACCGGCGGTTCCAACGGTATCGGTCTGCTGCGGGCGCTCGCCGCCGACTCGGGCGACATCGCCTGGCAGCGCGTCGAGATCTACTGGGGCGACGACCGGTTCGTCCCCGCCACCCATCCCGAGCGGAACGCCGGTCAGGCGTTCGAGGCGCTGCTGTCGTCGGTGCCCGTCGATCCGGCCCGCGTGCACGTGATGGCGCCGTCCGACGGCGAGTTCGGCGACGACATCGAGGCCGCCGCCCGCGACTACGCGCGCCTGGTGGGCCCGGAGACCGTCTTCGACGTGCACCTGCTCGGAATGGGCGGCGAGGGGCATGTCAACTCGCTGTTCCCGCACACGCCCGCCACCGCCGAGGAGTCGGCGGCCGTCGTCGCCGTGACCGACTCGCCGAAGCCCCCGCCCGCACGTCTGACGTTGACCTTCCCGGTGATCAACCGCTCCCGCGAGGTCTGGTTCCTCGTCTCGGGTCCGGAGAAGGCCGAGGCCGTCGCCGCGGCGCACGACGGCGCCGACCGCGTCGACTGGCCGTGCGCGGGCGCGCACGGCACCGAGGCGACGGTGTGGTTCCTCGATCAGACGGCCGCGTCGCAGTTGGGCTGACTCCCCCGCTTCCGGCCCGCGCCGGTTGAACTCGCCCGCTCTCGCTGTCGTTCCCGCGCGCGGAGCGAGTCACAGTTCACGATCGCCCCGTTCGGACTCCGGTCCGGGCGGGGCGATCGGCGTCTGTCGCCGGCCTTATGCGCATGACGACGCCAACTGTCCGGTATGCGGCATCGTGCCGGGAATTGGCGTCACACTGCTCCGGAGGGTGGGCCGAACCCGGCCGCGCCCGTAACGTCGTCGGCGGTTATGAGCGTCAGCGTCAAGCCCTGGCTTGCTGGCCGGCAACCCTCCCTCGCGGCGGGGTGCTCCAGGTGAGAACCCGGCCGTGCGAGATCCGCACGGTAAGCGCGATCGTTGAAGGACGTCACCCCGTGACCGAAGTCTTTGCCCGCCCGCTCCGCGGACCGAGCGTCGTCGACCTGCCCGGCGACGCCGATCTGGTCGC from Gordonia humi encodes:
- the tal gene encoding transaldolase translates to MTQNPNLVALSEAGVSVWLDDLSRTLIASGGLQEQIDTRSVVGVTTNPAIFQNAISSGGGAYADQIADLARSGADVDRAITALTTDDVRSACDVLAPVFEASGGADGRVSIEVDPRLANKTAETVEQAVELWNLVDRKNLLIKIPATPAGVPAIADVIAQGISVNVTLIFSVDRYREVMDAYLDGLDRALRNGHDAGAIASVASFFVSRVDSEIDKRLDAIGTPEALELRGKAGLANARLAYAAYQEVFETETRFPDLQAQGAVPQRPLWASTGVKNPEYPDTLYVSELVAPNTVNTVPGKTLEAYADHGWVNAESIIGQGPASREVFDALTAVGVDLGDVFEVLEREGVEKFDQAWAELLTATSAQLDANR
- the zwf gene encoding glucose-6-phosphate dehydrogenase, with translation MPQSAEPEWTNPLRDPHDRRLPRIAGPSALVIFGVTGDLAHRKLMPAIYDLANRGLLPPSFALVGFARRDWDHDQFADVVREAVEAGSRTGFRPEVWDRLAEGIRFVQGTFEDDDAFERLRATLADLDSERGTDGNHAYYLSIPPNAFPVVLSQLRRTGMADQTGDSWRRVVIEKPFGHDESSAVELNELVNSVFAEESVFRIDHYLGKETVQNILALRFANQLFDPLWSSHYVDHVQITMAEDIGLGGRAGYYDGIGAARDVIQNHLLQLLALVAMEEPVSFSPHHLQTEKIKVLQSTRNILPIAENSARGQYGAGWQGSEPVVGLKDEDGFAADSTTETFAAIALEVDTRRWAGVPFYLRTGKRLGRRVTEIALVFKRAPHLPFDDTMTAELGHNALVIRVQPDEGVTLRFGSKVPGSSMEVRDVNMDFSYGGAFTVSSPEAYERLLLDVLLGEPSLFPVNEEVELSWQILDPVLDEWAADGSPDEYESGTWGPHSADEMMSRTGRVWRRP
- a CDS encoding glucose-6-phosphate dehydrogenase assembly protein OpcA; the encoded protein is MIVDLPDTDTTEISKKLVRMRSSGGVTTLSRVLTLIIDVDAGEATEDAVEASNAASREHPCRVIVVSRGSRDGQARLDAQIRVGGDAGASEVVLLTLSGPIAEHPHAVVTPFLLPDTPVVTWWPGRAPETPSEDRLGRLASRRITDARKASDPRGFLEARRTGYSPGDTDLSWSALTPTRALLVSALDRPPHPAVTGAEVTGPLDRTGLDMMAGWLATALGVPVTRRSGAIGVRMLRGDSVLSMTVDEAGDSGTVSSTGHPDGHVAYARRTTAECLAEELRSLDADEVYEAALAGLPAVDYEEMP
- the pgl gene encoding 6-phosphogluconolactonase, whose product is MTPETLVFDSSADLIETARARLVDAVVRAQEARGVASVALTGGSNGIGLLRALAADSGDIAWQRVEIYWGDDRFVPATHPERNAGQAFEALLSSVPVDPARVHVMAPSDGEFGDDIEAAARDYARLVGPETVFDVHLLGMGGEGHVNSLFPHTPATAEESAAVVAVTDSPKPPPARLTLTFPVINRSREVWFLVSGPEKAEAVAAAHDGADRVDWPCAGAHGTEATVWFLDQTAASQLG